In Leptospira sp. WS58.C1, a single genomic region encodes these proteins:
- a CDS encoding BTAD domain-containing putative transcriptional regulator, whose translation MTYYQLSCYLVVTVLVYRTIHNLVLYFRNRKQAYLLYFALLQVAYGWYLFCFIQTINVEIPEKALIWERMENATAAIFATFIALFVNNYKKLFSRDFILLYVFMNLILAGILLQDPNAYTMSVAHPKHFPSLGIVIYETDQPTIMQFIFLSGILMIVWTVIKVMNQFRKNRFRNHFLFYGLVLFFASLIADILVASDLLGIPYTSHFSFLILMFCVDSFLTVNKSEREVRMEFKESVSKWMSKSEASSFGVQAKGAGGEGPESKSIKEKDRNPKKLSVRALGPLELDLDGKKIPAAEYSSKKKLLKLIKLLLVRFGKGVHKEELLENLWPGMSEKNALNSLHALLFRLRKILGNPEAVVFAEDRLFFHPDLVEADFVEFEKKFETAGKLLRNKKEEEAVQSYREAQELYTGDFFEFDLYFPESELKREYLRKNLIEIYRILCEYSQKAGDANSLLSDSESWIRLDDLDERAWRFHFESLQSLDRKNEALRKFEDMKKILKKELGVEPDQETVSLIEKIRVTSPVG comes from the coding sequence ATGACGTATTACCAGCTTTCATGTTACTTGGTGGTGACTGTATTAGTCTACCGTACGATTCATAATTTGGTTTTATATTTTAGAAATCGTAAACAAGCATACCTACTTTACTTTGCCTTATTACAAGTGGCGTACGGCTGGTATCTATTCTGTTTTATCCAAACCATTAACGTAGAAATTCCGGAAAAAGCCTTAATCTGGGAAAGAATGGAGAATGCGACAGCGGCTATATTCGCCACGTTTATCGCATTATTCGTGAATAATTATAAAAAACTGTTTAGCAGGGATTTCATCCTACTCTACGTGTTTATGAACTTGATCCTTGCCGGAATACTCTTACAGGATCCTAACGCTTATACCATGAGCGTTGCTCATCCAAAACATTTTCCATCTTTGGGAATAGTTATTTATGAAACGGATCAACCTACCATCATGCAGTTTATCTTCCTTTCAGGGATACTGATGATCGTATGGACTGTGATCAAAGTAATGAATCAATTCAGAAAGAACAGATTCAGAAACCATTTCCTATTTTACGGATTGGTATTATTTTTCGCGAGTTTGATCGCGGACATCTTGGTTGCCAGTGATTTATTAGGTATTCCGTATACTTCTCACTTTAGCTTTTTGATCCTGATGTTCTGCGTGGACAGCTTCCTGACAGTGAATAAATCCGAAAGGGAAGTTAGGATGGAATTCAAGGAATCCGTTTCCAAGTGGATGTCCAAGTCGGAGGCTTCCTCTTTTGGAGTACAAGCCAAGGGCGCAGGTGGGGAAGGTCCCGAATCCAAGTCGATCAAAGAGAAAGACCGCAATCCTAAAAAATTGAGCGTAAGAGCTCTTGGTCCATTGGAATTGGATCTGGATGGAAAGAAAATCCCTGCAGCCGAATATTCCAGTAAGAAAAAATTACTTAAACTCATTAAACTACTGTTAGTTCGTTTTGGTAAAGGTGTTCATAAAGAGGAACTTTTAGAGAATCTTTGGCCTGGAATGTCCGAAAAAAACGCTCTTAATAGTTTGCATGCTCTACTTTTCCGTCTTCGTAAAATTTTAGGAAATCCGGAAGCTGTCGTATTTGCGGAGGATAGATTATTCTTCCATCCAGATCTGGTAGAAGCCGATTTTGTGGAATTCGAGAAAAAGTTCGAAACGGCAGGGAAGTTACTTCGAAATAAAAAAGAAGAAGAAGCCGTGCAGTCCTATAGGGAAGCCCAAGAGTTGTATACGGGAGACTTTTTCGAATTCGATCTTTATTTCCCTGAATCGGAGTTAAAACGTGAATATCTACGCAAGAACCTGATCGAAATTTATAGGATCCTATGCGAATATTCCCAAAAAGCGGGGGACGCAAATTCTCTACTTTCCGATTCCGAGAGCTGGATCCGTCTGGATGATCTGGACGAAAGAGCTTGGAGATTTCATTTTGAATCTTTACAATCGTTGGATCGTAAGAATGAGGCTTTGCGTAAATTTGAAGACATGAAGAAAATCCTGAAAAAGGAATTAGGTGTGGAACCTGACCAAGAGACGGTATCACTCATCGAAAAGATTCGGGTTACTTCTCCAGTAGGTTGA
- a CDS encoding RNA recognition motif domain-containing protein encodes MKISVGNLPQEWKEEDLEKLFSKYGKAEHISIKKDKLTGRSLGYGSLEMEDAAAKKALEALNKYEVSGKVLTVVDAEEWKKEFDKKQTVKGGPSHNKVHGSQTTGGFGSSVRRTGGRGK; translated from the coding sequence ATGAAGATTTCAGTGGGCAATCTTCCTCAAGAATGGAAGGAAGAAGATTTGGAAAAATTATTTTCTAAATATGGAAAGGCAGAACATATTTCTATCAAAAAGGACAAACTCACAGGACGTTCTCTGGGATACGGTTCTTTGGAAATGGAAGATGCAGCGGCCAAAAAAGCCCTGGAAGCTTTAAACAAGTACGAGGTTTCCGGAAAAGTTTTGACGGTGGTGGACGCCGAAGAATGGAAAAAAGAATTCGATAAAAAACAAACCGTAAAAGGTGGGCCAAGTCACAATAAGGTGCATGGAAGCCAAACCACGGGAGGATTCGGAAGCTCCGTCAGACGTACTGGAGGTAGAGGAAAATGA
- a CDS encoding TRAP transporter large permease subunit, whose amino-acid sequence MWRKIVSWAVLFFLFVPLVQSGSQLVQARLLGLGGSIWPNYAMIRNVCIVDPSAETETKAEVSQADMDALDDIGLGDTSGGKNLGVPTGPTETQLELEKLAGSLTTGQKLYCGFERRLSWLTISAIDYIPMTMVFLLIVAGTVSTTRRYHIALRNPENSKEEKITEWSQIVANTIIMVSAAFMYPLQKGVEAQIQVLWVAGLILLAGLNFYNLRNPLFKNGEGKQNTKLSNALLCVPLYAWMAIVCGLYFFLLEHHPAGLAIYLQKLTAHASLYIQIGLYVWTGILLRDTSLGRRFFDLLNPWKFPSELMAVIVVVVAALPTAYSGASGIVVLALGATIFKELRRAGASQERALAATAMSGSLGVVLPPCLLVVIVASLNLEVTTDELFYWGWRVFALSTTFFLIVSWFSRTETWKIRPEKDALGKSLKALKSLSVYLVISVAIVLTIVLALGTHFDERTAPYILPIAMLALLFIDYRISKKEKLENGEIHTEEVELARTSYDAGSHLGALLLLMGMSASMGGVFERSEVINLFPTQLGSPLSAMLILTFALVIIGMLMDPYGAVILVSVTLYPIAKANGIHPLNFWMTALVSFELGYLTPPVALNHLLTKHVVREQLIEDKSLEGKSFFVRHEHIIIPIIVLTLTLLLTAFGPILYSKNAG is encoded by the coding sequence ATGTGGAGAAAAATCGTTTCCTGGGCGGTATTATTCTTTTTATTCGTCCCCCTTGTTCAAAGTGGAAGCCAGCTTGTCCAAGCTAGGCTATTAGGCTTAGGCGGCAGTATTTGGCCGAACTATGCAATGATCCGAAATGTTTGTATCGTGGATCCGAGTGCGGAAACCGAGACAAAAGCGGAAGTCAGCCAAGCCGATATGGACGCCTTGGATGATATCGGTCTAGGGGATACGAGCGGCGGGAAGAATCTAGGAGTTCCTACCGGGCCTACCGAAACCCAATTGGAGTTGGAGAAACTTGCAGGCTCTCTTACTACCGGACAAAAATTATACTGCGGATTCGAGCGCAGGCTTTCCTGGCTAACAATCTCAGCCATTGATTATATTCCTATGACGATGGTATTTTTATTGATCGTAGCTGGAACCGTTTCCACTACCAGAAGATATCATATCGCTCTTCGAAATCCGGAGAACTCCAAAGAAGAGAAGATTACGGAATGGAGTCAGATCGTAGCAAATACGATTATAATGGTATCTGCTGCATTCATGTATCCTCTCCAAAAAGGTGTGGAGGCTCAGATCCAAGTACTTTGGGTTGCAGGTCTCATACTTTTGGCAGGATTAAACTTTTATAATTTAAGAAATCCTCTCTTTAAAAATGGAGAAGGTAAACAGAATACCAAACTTTCGAACGCCTTATTATGCGTTCCTTTGTACGCATGGATGGCGATCGTCTGCGGTTTGTATTTTTTCTTATTGGAACATCATCCCGCGGGACTTGCGATCTATCTTCAGAAATTGACCGCACATGCTTCCTTGTATATACAGATCGGTTTGTACGTATGGACCGGTATTCTTTTAAGAGATACGTCCTTAGGTAGAAGATTTTTCGATCTTTTGAATCCTTGGAAATTCCCTTCGGAACTAATGGCGGTGATCGTTGTTGTGGTCGCGGCTCTTCCTACCGCTTATAGCGGGGCTTCCGGGATTGTTGTGCTTGCATTAGGAGCAACCATTTTTAAGGAATTGAGAAGAGCAGGCGCGAGCCAAGAAAGAGCGCTCGCTGCTACCGCAATGTCCGGTAGTTTGGGAGTGGTTTTACCTCCTTGTCTACTTGTGGTAATTGTGGCCTCTTTAAATTTGGAAGTTACTACGGATGAATTGTTCTATTGGGGTTGGAGAGTTTTTGCTTTATCAACTACCTTCTTCTTGATCGTAAGTTGGTTTAGCAGAACGGAAACCTGGAAGATCCGTCCTGAAAAAGATGCTTTAGGTAAATCTTTAAAAGCTCTCAAATCGTTATCGGTTTATTTGGTGATTTCAGTTGCGATCGTTCTCACGATAGTGCTTGCTCTTGGTACTCATTTCGACGAAAGAACGGCTCCTTATATTCTTCCGATTGCGATGCTTGCTTTATTGTTCATCGACTATCGTATTTCCAAAAAGGAAAAATTAGAGAATGGAGAGATCCATACGGAGGAAGTGGAACTTGCTAGAACTTCGTATGATGCGGGTTCTCACTTGGGAGCTCTTCTGCTTTTGATGGGAATGTCCGCTTCTATGGGCGGGGTTTTTGAAAGATCGGAAGTGATCAATCTGTTCCCGACCCAACTTGGTTCTCCATTGTCCGCGATGCTTATCCTGACATTCGCTCTTGTGATCATCGGTATGTTAATGGACCCGTACGGCGCAGTGATTCTGGTTTCGGTGACCTTGTATCCTATCGCTAAGGCAAACGGGATCCATCCTTTGAACTTCTGGATGACTGCGCTCGTTTCCTTCGAACTTGGATATTTGACCCCACCGGTGGCACTCAATCACTTGTTGACCAAACACGTAGTGAGAGAGCAGTTGATCGAGGATAAAAGTTTAGAAGGTAAGAGCTTCTTTGTAAGACACGAACATATCATAATTCCGATTATCGTTCTGACACTTACTCTACTTTTGACCGCTTTCGGGCCGATCCTGTATTCAAAAAACGCTGGGTAA
- a CDS encoding Ig-like domain-containing protein: protein MKRIFLGKISRGLEMNLKNIKVSNVDKGIKLAILFFLGVGILGCSPEKMKGFAMSDIFDLGFFSGGRIFGANPNLQPPYNSVDNDTAVLPVDFGSTNPQATLFINSTENVDRYKELEIRFSHPMNKSTVEANFTITGTSGNLTGPNPGGEFYWMSGQKLRFNPYRELKPAESYTITITPDAATIGGVALENYTVTFRTGLDYSLTNRITQGSQYTLNGANDMTFDQSAALTLASNYVNPVVGENYIQSVLLKKIGSNNSQEICAASPCSMSGTISLNLNTSQVPPTIGGNTYFYEIATTNGKTFRKYFSFNYGRLENANNVLPYVANGVMDEAQMLPFLGKAIQKYTTGAFKVKDANGTPRTFQEFLLGMPDFPKRRFFENGAWTIGEACMRQDGQMSGNANEAAFKDFEYIPVFGAKSNGAGRGYCWVRHPDCVTDNGPPYHPKKRASGVSRADWWNIYTTNNCGQNQNNPNYPQACKNLFHWGEAAWSLCHYPTDVKSYRNNGYTSTVFSPFGRPDGNIGSAGDDTVDCAFPACFFDSYQIERIAPGPFSKYSATLNVSSGGIADGSAAITLDVYVTDMRLPKFVRCGSNNATHGCAAGAGTQLGNVVADLKVNPGSGAVAPGLGLDLKSRYTEVDLLVVSRFEDWYGAFNGPGALLVFRTTAKLNWDPAVEGVLNPTGYDWNNVQLSKPRLALARARNNMTVTSEGLINMTVRTPFTVNDDYFPDNPSVANILSNTNNFFIRPWANPLGLSLAGLYPGEDNSDFMYTEPMTYIHGSEGFNTIIEALVGRAELSNMANLTVDQVKQIITQYMLRDIVQRIAPNVLNSVIADLRDTGVTITLPSYLPAPLGNFPLTVKFKLNTDATIKHDGTNKGLVTSLDFAFTSGFNPVGGLRTQSGKTGMVTTRTWNAGNPPPSTYQFSQSAANPGFLISMHTDTISQAAFHLWQRRGLDIVLNKAFIDGMNAFAGADPLFALTTSFLKASPLVTILVPGRNKLQGLNGSNMIAPPVKSYDDIDMVMSPIHAPNVKFKPMTSAGVPKMRLYFTEMQLQIIAKKPTSCAGLVDDELTDCQADTRANGYQQTLGTVRISFAADADFRFKMFSNPTNNPAFANLNALQVILDPVNNLDYAVEVLEGQTYNPFGLDPDGIKSVISPLVTTLVIPMVNSIMKEIPMPPDITFPKLLNPAGTQSCAISAKSDKVQFFTMDTPQVADPYLLGGMRFVGQAVTDPASLIVCP from the coding sequence ATGAAGAGAATTTTTTTGGGAAAAATAAGTCGAGGGCTGGAAATGAATCTGAAAAATATAAAAGTTTCTAATGTCGATAAGGGAATCAAACTCGCGATCCTTTTCTTTTTAGGGGTAGGCATTTTAGGATGTAGCCCGGAAAAAATGAAAGGATTTGCAATGTCGGATATTTTCGACCTAGGATTCTTTTCTGGAGGAAGAATATTCGGAGCGAATCCGAACCTTCAACCTCCATATAACAGCGTGGACAATGATACTGCCGTCCTTCCTGTAGATTTCGGTTCAACCAATCCTCAGGCAACCTTATTCATTAACTCCACCGAGAATGTGGATCGATACAAAGAGTTGGAAATCCGTTTTTCCCACCCTATGAACAAAAGTACAGTCGAAGCGAATTTTACTATTACGGGTACTTCCGGAAATCTTACCGGTCCAAATCCCGGCGGGGAATTCTACTGGATGAGCGGTCAAAAACTTCGTTTCAATCCGTACAGGGAATTAAAACCGGCGGAGTCTTATACGATAACGATCACTCCTGACGCGGCGACCATTGGCGGCGTGGCTTTGGAAAATTATACGGTCACGTTTAGAACGGGATTGGATTATAGCCTTACAAATAGGATCACGCAAGGAAGCCAATACACTTTGAACGGCGCGAATGATATGACATTCGACCAGTCGGCAGCATTAACATTAGCTTCTAATTACGTAAATCCGGTGGTAGGTGAAAACTATATCCAATCGGTCCTTCTGAAAAAGATAGGTTCTAATAATTCTCAGGAAATTTGTGCAGCTTCTCCTTGTTCTATGAGCGGCACTATCTCATTGAACCTGAACACATCTCAAGTTCCTCCTACTATCGGTGGGAATACCTACTTTTACGAGATCGCTACTACGAACGGAAAAACGTTCCGTAAGTATTTCAGTTTCAACTACGGTAGATTGGAGAATGCGAATAATGTTCTTCCTTACGTAGCTAACGGTGTGATGGACGAAGCGCAAATGCTTCCGTTTTTAGGAAAAGCCATCCAGAAATATACGACCGGCGCATTTAAAGTGAAGGATGCGAACGGAACTCCTCGTACTTTCCAAGAATTTTTATTGGGAATGCCTGATTTTCCTAAGAGAAGGTTTTTCGAGAACGGGGCTTGGACTATCGGCGAAGCTTGTATGAGACAGGATGGGCAGATGTCCGGTAACGCGAACGAAGCTGCCTTTAAGGATTTCGAATATATTCCCGTGTTCGGAGCTAAATCCAACGGTGCGGGTAGGGGATATTGCTGGGTGAGGCACCCGGACTGTGTTACGGATAACGGGCCTCCTTATCACCCTAAAAAAAGGGCAAGCGGCGTAAGCAGAGCGGATTGGTGGAATATTTATACTACCAACAACTGTGGACAAAACCAAAACAATCCGAATTATCCGCAAGCGTGTAAAAACCTGTTCCATTGGGGAGAAGCTGCTTGGAGTCTTTGTCATTATCCGACTGATGTAAAATCTTACAGAAACAACGGATATACTTCCACAGTGTTCTCTCCTTTCGGTAGGCCTGACGGAAATATTGGATCTGCCGGAGACGATACGGTTGACTGTGCGTTCCCTGCATGTTTCTTCGATTCGTATCAAATCGAAAGAATAGCTCCGGGACCATTCTCAAAATACAGCGCTACCTTAAACGTTTCTTCCGGTGGAATTGCGGACGGAAGTGCTGCGATAACCTTAGACGTTTATGTAACCGACATGAGACTCCCTAAGTTCGTTCGTTGTGGATCGAATAACGCGACTCATGGTTGTGCTGCCGGAGCCGGAACCCAATTAGGGAACGTAGTCGCCGACTTAAAGGTTAACCCTGGTTCCGGAGCGGTGGCTCCCGGATTGGGCCTGGATCTGAAATCCAGATATACGGAAGTAGATCTTTTGGTTGTTTCTCGATTCGAAGACTGGTATGGAGCATTTAACGGACCCGGTGCCTTACTCGTATTCAGAACAACGGCTAAGTTGAACTGGGACCCTGCTGTGGAAGGAGTTTTAAATCCGACCGGTTACGATTGGAATAACGTTCAACTTTCCAAACCTCGTTTAGCATTGGCACGCGCTCGAAATAATATGACCGTGACTTCCGAAGGTTTGATCAATATGACCGTAAGGACTCCTTTTACGGTAAACGACGATTACTTCCCGGATAATCCGAGTGTAGCCAATATTCTGTCTAATACGAATAACTTCTTCATTCGTCCTTGGGCCAACCCATTGGGCCTATCTTTGGCGGGTTTGTATCCTGGCGAAGATAATTCCGACTTTATGTATACGGAACCGATGACTTACATTCACGGAAGTGAAGGTTTCAACACGATCATCGAAGCTCTTGTAGGTAGAGCGGAATTGAGTAATATGGCGAACCTGACTGTGGACCAAGTGAAACAGATCATCACCCAATACATGCTCAGAGATATCGTCCAAAGGATCGCTCCTAACGTTCTGAATTCGGTGATTGCCGACTTGAGAGATACGGGAGTTACGATCACATTACCAAGTTATCTACCGGCACCTCTTGGAAACTTCCCGTTAACGGTTAAGTTCAAATTGAATACGGATGCTACTATCAAACATGACGGAACTAATAAAGGGTTAGTCACGTCTTTGGATTTCGCATTTACCAGCGGTTTCAACCCTGTGGGAGGTCTTAGGACCCAATCCGGAAAAACCGGGATGGTGACTACTCGTACTTGGAATGCAGGAAATCCTCCTCCTTCTACTTATCAGTTCAGTCAATCCGCTGCGAATCCTGGATTCTTGATCTCTATGCATACGGATACGATCTCTCAAGCTGCCTTCCATTTATGGCAGAGAAGGGGATTGGATATCGTTCTGAATAAAGCATTCATCGACGGAATGAACGCGTTTGCAGGTGCAGATCCTTTGTTCGCTTTGACAACTTCTTTCTTAAAAGCTTCTCCTTTGGTTACGATCTTAGTGCCGGGAAGGAACAAGCTACAAGGACTGAACGGTTCGAATATGATCGCCCCTCCGGTAAAATCGTATGATGATATCGACATGGTAATGTCGCCGATCCACGCACCTAATGTGAAGTTCAAGCCTATGACTTCCGCAGGAGTGCCTAAGATGAGATTGTATTTTACCGAAATGCAATTGCAGATCATCGCTAAAAAACCTACCTCTTGTGCAGGACTTGTGGACGACGAACTCACGGATTGCCAAGCGGATACAAGAGCGAACGGATACCAACAAACTCTTGGAACAGTAAGGATCAGTTTCGCTGCGGATGCCGATTTCCGTTTCAAAATGTTCTCTAATCCGACCAATAATCCTGCGTTCGCTAACTTGAATGCACTACAAGTGATTTTGGATCCCGTCAATAACTTGGATTATGCGGTAGAAGTTTTGGAAGGACAAACTTACAATCCATTCGGTCTGGATCCTGACGGTATCAAGTCGGTGATTTCTCCGTTAGTCACCACTCTTGTGATCCCGATGGTAAACAGTATTATGAAAGAGATCCCAATGCCTCCTGATATCACCTTCCCTAAATTGCTGAACCCTGCAGGAACTCAATCTTGTGCGATCAGTGCGAAGAGTGATAAGGTACAATTCTTCACGATGGATACTCCTCAAGTTGCGGATCCGTATCTGTTAGGAGGAATGAGATTTGTAGGACAAGCCGTAACGGATCCTGCGTCTCTGATTGTCTGCCCTTAA
- a CDS encoding putative solute-binding protein translates to MKKFLILSVIILGTWMSVGVGAAETVDRSMCVFDPSGAHGDLFKAAQRYQAQALTWGIRLDLKAYTDEVVANSDFKAGKCHMALLTSLRVRSYVHESGSIEAIGALPSYDLLRKTIEALSNPKVRELNTDGDYETMAMFPGGAVYLLLRDKNLKDIKDLAGKKIATLTYDQAATTMVDIVGASMVPAEIATFAGIFNNGRADACYSPAIGIKPLELMKGISPNGGIVRFPIGQLTFQIVARHKDFAEGFGNTSRAWAATQFDSMLSLTKKAEQEIPAKYWLEVPKDLQKNYFEKFREVRIRLRDKKVYHPTILKLMKRVRCSADKEAVECSDNLE, encoded by the coding sequence ATGAAGAAGTTTCTCATTCTATCGGTAATTATTCTTGGGACTTGGATGTCCGTAGGTGTGGGAGCAGCGGAGACTGTGGATCGATCCATGTGTGTATTCGATCCTTCCGGCGCACATGGAGACCTGTTCAAAGCCGCGCAAAGATACCAAGCGCAAGCTTTAACATGGGGAATTCGTCTGGACCTGAAAGCTTATACGGACGAAGTGGTAGCGAATTCCGACTTCAAAGCTGGAAAATGTCATATGGCATTATTAACTTCGCTTAGGGTAAGGAGTTATGTACATGAATCCGGATCCATCGAGGCGATCGGTGCACTACCAAGTTATGACCTTCTCCGCAAAACGATCGAAGCATTATCAAATCCTAAAGTAAGGGAACTGAACACGGACGGCGACTATGAGACGATGGCTATGTTCCCAGGCGGTGCGGTTTATCTTTTACTCAGAGATAAAAATCTGAAAGATATTAAGGATCTGGCCGGAAAGAAGATCGCAACTTTAACGTACGATCAGGCTGCCACTACAATGGTGGATATCGTAGGAGCTTCTATGGTTCCCGCAGAGATCGCAACTTTCGCAGGTATCTTTAATAACGGAAGAGCGGATGCTTGTTATTCTCCCGCGATCGGGATCAAACCTTTGGAACTTATGAAGGGAATTTCTCCGAATGGAGGTATCGTTCGTTTTCCGATCGGCCAATTGACCTTCCAGATCGTGGCTCGTCATAAGGATTTTGCGGAAGGATTCGGAAATACTTCCAGAGCGTGGGCGGCGACTCAGTTCGACTCTATGCTTTCCCTTACCAAAAAGGCAGAGCAGGAAATTCCGGCCAAATATTGGTTAGAAGTTCCGAAAGACCTTCAAAAGAACTATTTCGAAAAATTTAGAGAAGTCCGGATCAGGCTGAGAGACAAAAAAGTATATCATCCTACCATTCTGAAATTAATGAAAAGGGTTCGTTGCAGTGCGGATAAAGAAGCCGTAGAGTGCTCGGATAACCTGGAATAA
- a CDS encoding inorganic phosphate transporter, with protein MDIFLIIVVVMAVLGVMDLLVGVSNDAVNFTNSAVGSRAASRKIILIVSAFGILLGALSSSGMMEVARKGIFHPEFFSLAELMFLFLAVMVSDIILLDLYNTLGLPTSTTVSLVFELLGASLVLAILKTDTLNDAFKIINSESALKIIFGIALSVILAFFAGLILMFFFRLIFSFRLEKTLLWFGGIFSGLAITVVIFFILLTAMKGSTFLSKETLGWIQTNFKTILTLSFIGFSILFQILIFSKVNVLKIVVLFGTAALAMAFASNDLVNFIGVPIASLQTHQLIKAANWDANSMAIGLGKEVFTDNRLLLGAALIMIFALFKSKKAETVTRTEVSLGSQGETIEAYQSSMVARVFIQIAVGIYYPIKRFLPSIIRTWISSRFKQTGTLELVRMHESDAFDLLRASVNILIASALILIGTIEKLPLSTTFVTFMVAMGTSLADGAWQKENAVNRVSGVLTVVGGWFMTAVFASFTGGFIAALFYSFGFTAVLIVLVLTFFLVFAFNRVHKKRKAEYDENLEKLLLLTKHPEKALSKSLSSLLGNLLLAKKAMNTLSSGYIGGKKKDFKQASKILKNLKKNYESSISAILSLVDRHFDESDFQSIHPFTSALGYIDRIAENLTNIHRNTSEKIDRFQTGLTKDEREDLKELRKLAEDLFELLAQSDKVPGLLEKARSGKKVKELSDIKIRIYKNQMKRIRKGDSKLKSSVAYFLVIEELVDINENLFALAEELVWVLPWIETKKKQFAKGNIGPSVEFPKIKDKKKKKK; from the coding sequence ATGGATATCTTCTTAATCATCGTAGTTGTTATGGCTGTACTCGGGGTAATGGACTTACTCGTCGGAGTTTCCAATGACGCAGTGAACTTTACGAATTCGGCAGTCGGCTCTAGAGCGGCTTCCAGAAAAATCATCCTGATCGTTTCCGCATTCGGCATATTACTGGGGGCCTTAAGCTCCAGCGGAATGATGGAGGTTGCCAGAAAAGGGATCTTTCATCCGGAATTTTTCAGTTTAGCCGAGTTGATGTTCTTATTTTTGGCGGTGATGGTTTCCGATATCATCCTTCTGGACTTATATAATACCCTTGGACTTCCCACTTCCACCACCGTCTCCTTGGTCTTCGAATTATTAGGAGCCTCCTTGGTCCTTGCAATTCTCAAAACGGATACCTTAAACGACGCATTTAAGATCATAAACTCCGAGTCCGCTTTAAAGATCATCTTTGGGATCGCTTTGTCCGTGATACTCGCTTTTTTTGCTGGACTGATCCTGATGTTCTTTTTCCGACTCATCTTCAGTTTTCGTTTAGAAAAAACTCTTTTGTGGTTCGGCGGGATTTTTTCCGGACTGGCTATCACAGTTGTGATCTTTTTCATTCTTCTAACCGCAATGAAAGGATCCACATTCTTGAGTAAGGAAACTTTGGGATGGATCCAAACCAATTTTAAGACCATTCTGACCTTAAGTTTTATAGGTTTTTCCATCCTATTCCAGATACTGATCTTCTCCAAAGTAAACGTTCTAAAGATCGTCGTATTATTCGGAACCGCCGCACTTGCAATGGCATTTGCAAGTAACGACTTAGTGAACTTTATCGGAGTTCCGATCGCAAGTTTACAGACGCACCAACTGATCAAAGCAGCCAATTGGGATGCAAATTCCATGGCAATCGGTTTGGGAAAAGAAGTATTTACCGACAATAGACTTTTGCTCGGCGCCGCATTGATCATGATCTTCGCATTATTCAAATCCAAGAAGGCGGAAACGGTAACTAGGACCGAAGTAAGTTTAGGTTCCCAAGGAGAAACCATAGAAGCATACCAATCCAGCATGGTAGCGAGAGTTTTCATACAGATTGCGGTTGGGATCTATTACCCTATCAAAAGATTTTTACCTTCCATCATCCGTACCTGGATCTCTTCCAGATTCAAACAAACCGGGACTTTGGAGCTGGTCCGAATGCATGAAAGTGATGCTTTCGATCTCTTAAGAGCTTCCGTTAATATTCTCATTGCTTCCGCTTTGATCCTGATCGGGACGATAGAAAAACTTCCGCTCTCTACCACATTTGTCACTTTCATGGTGGCAATGGGAACCTCACTCGCAGACGGAGCTTGGCAAAAAGAAAATGCGGTCAATCGAGTCAGCGGAGTCCTAACGGTTGTGGGCGGATGGTTTATGACAGCCGTCTTTGCTTCCTTTACAGGAGGATTTATAGCAGCCTTATTTTACTCTTTCGGTTTCACAGCAGTGCTAATAGTTTTAGTATTGACGTTTTTTTTGGTGTTTGCCTTCAATCGTGTCCACAAAAAAAGAAAGGCAGAATACGATGAGAACCTCGAAAAACTTCTGCTCTTGACCAAACACCCCGAAAAGGCGCTTTCTAAATCTCTTTCTTCTTTATTAGGAAATTTGTTATTAGCGAAAAAAGCCATGAATACTCTTTCTTCCGGATATATCGGCGGAAAGAAGAAGGACTTCAAACAGGCTTCTAAAATATTAAAGAACCTGAAAAAAAATTACGAATCTTCCATCTCAGCTATTTTAAGTTTGGTGGACAGACATTTCGACGAGTCAGACTTCCAATCCATCCATCCATTCACAAGTGCACTCGGTTATATAGATAGAATCGCGGAGAATCTTACAAATATACATAGGAACACTTCGGAAAAAATAGATCGTTTTCAAACCGGACTTACCAAAGACGAAAGAGAAGATCTAAAAGAATTGCGTAAACTCGCAGAAGATCTTTTCGAACTTCTGGCGCAATCCGATAAGGTGCCTGGTTTGTTAGAAAAGGCAAGGTCGGGTAAAAAGGTGAAAGAACTTTCGGATATTAAGATCCGGATTTACAAAAACCAGATGAAACGTATCCGCAAAGGGGATAGCAAATTAAAATCCAGTGTAGCTTACTTCTTAGTGATCGAAGAACTTGTGGATATTAACGAAAACTTATTCGCTCTTGCAGAAGAACTGGTTTGGGTCTTACCTTGGATAGAAACTAAAAAGAAACAATTCGCAAAAGGGAATATCGGTCCTTCTGTGGAATTTCCAAAAATTAAAGATAAGAAGAAAAAGAAGAAATAA